From Sparus aurata chromosome 9, fSpaAur1.1, whole genome shotgun sequence, a single genomic window includes:
- the LOC115588605 gene encoding tubulin alpha chain, with amino-acid sequence MRECISMHVGQAGAQMGNACWELYCLEHGIQPDGQMPSDKTIGGGDDSFNTFFSETGAGKHVPRAIFVDLEPTVIDEVRTGTYRQLFHPEQLITGKEDAANNYARGHYTIGKEIIDLVLDRTRKLADQCTGLQGFLIFHSFGGGTGSGFTSLLMERLSVDYGKKSKLEFAVYPAPQVSTAVVEPYNSILTTHTTLEHSDCAFMVDNEAIYDICRRNLDIERPTYTNLNRLIGQIVSSITASLRFDGALNVDLTEFQTNLVPYPRIHFPLATYAPVISAEKAYHEQLSVADITNACFEPANQMVKCDPRHGKYMACCLLYRGDVVPKDVNSAIAAIKTKRTIQFVDWCPTGFKVGINYQPPTVVPGGDLAKVQRAVCMLSNTTAIAEAWARLDHKFDLMYAKRAFVHWYVGEGMEEGEFSEAREDMAALEKDYEEVGTDSMGEEDEEGEEY; translated from the exons ATG cgtgAGTGTATCTCTATGCATGTCGGCCAAGCCGGAGCCCAGATGGGCAATGCCTGCTGGGAGCTGTACTGTCTGGAACATGGGATCCAGCCAGACGGACAGATGCCTAGTGACAAGACTATTGGAGGAGGAGATGACTCCTTCAACACCTTCTTCAGTGAGACTGGAGCAGGAAAGCATGTTCCGAGAGCCATCTTTGTCGACCTGGAACCCACTGTCATCG ATGAGGTGCGTACAGGAACTTACCGCCAGCTGTTCCACCCTGAGCAGCTAATTACAGGAAAGGAGGATGCAGCTAACAACTACGCCCGTGGACACTACACCATCGGCAAGGAAATCATTGACCTGGTTCTGGACAGGACTCGTAAACTG GCGGATCAGTGCACCGGCCTGCAGGGATTCCTCATCTTCCACTCCTTTGGTGGTGGCACCGGCTCCGGTTTCACCTCTCTGCTGATGGAGAGACTCTCTGTTGATTACGGAAAGAAATCAAAACTTGAATTTGCTGTCTACCCAGCCCCCCAGGTTTCCACAGCTGTAGTGGAGCCTTACAACTCCATCCTGACCACTCACACCACCTTGGAGCACTCCGACTGTGCCTTCATGGTAGACAATGAGGCCATCTACGACATCTGCCGCAGGAACCTTGATATCGAGAGGCCAACTTACACTAACCTGAACAGGCTCATCGGCCAGATTGTTTCTTCCATCACAGCCTCCCTTCGCTTTGATGGAGCCCTGAATGTTGACCTGACGGAGTTCCAGACCAACTTGGTGCCCTACCCTCGTATCCACTTCCCTCTGGCCACCTACGCTCCAGTCATCTCTGCTGAGAAAGCCTACCATGAGCAGCTGTCTGTTGCTGACATTACCAATGCTTGCTTTgagccagccaatcagatggTGAAGTGTGATCCTCGTCATGGTAAATACAtggcctgctgtctgctgtatCGTGGTGATGTCGTGCCCAAAGATGTCAACTCTGCCATTGCTGCCATCAAGACCAAACGCACCATCCAGTTTGTTGACTGGTGCCCCACAGGCTTCAAGGTGGGCATCAACTACCAGCCTCCAACAGTGGTTCCTGGAGGAGACTTGGCCAAGGTGCAGAGGGCTGTGTGCATGCTGAGCAACACCACGGCCATCGCCGAGGCCTGGGCCCGTCTCGACCACAAGTTTGACCTCATGTATGCCAAGAGAGCCTTTGTCCACTGGTACGTTGGGGAGGGcatggaggagggagagttcTCTGAGGCCAGAGAAGATATGGCTGCCCTGGAGAAGGATTATGAAGAAGTTGGCACTGACAGCatgggagaggaggatgaagagggagaggaataTTGA
- the LOC115588607 gene encoding tubulin alpha chain-like, with product MRECISIHVGQAGAQIGNACWELYCLEHGIQPDGQVPTEKNIRGGDDSFSTFFSETGAGKHVPRAIFVDLEPTVIDEVRTGTYRQLFHPEQLITGKEDAANNYARGHYTIGKEIIDLVLDRTRKLADQCTGLQGFLIFHSFGGGTGSGFTSLLMERLSVDYGKKSKLEFAIYPAPQVSTAVVEPYNSILTTHTTLEHSDCAFMVDNEAIYDICRRNLDIERPSYTNLNRLISQIVSSITASLRFDGALNVDLTEFQTNLVPYPRIHFPLATYAPVISAEKAYHEQLSVADITNTCFEPANQMVKCDPRHGKYMACCLLYRGDVVPKDVNSAIAAIKTKSSIQFVDWCPTGFKVGINYQPPTVVPGGDLAKVQRAVCMLSNTTAIAEAWARLDHKFDLMYAKRAFVHWYVGEGMEEGEFAEAREDMAALEKDYEEVGTDNMGEEDEGEEY from the exons ATG CGTGAATGTATCTCCATTCATGTGGGCCAAGCTGGGGCTCAGATTGGCAATGCATGTTGGGAGCTGTACTGCCTGGAACATGGAATCCAGCCAGATGGACAGGTGCCCACTGAAAAGAATATTAGAGGAGGAGATGACTCCTTCAGCACCTTCTTCAGTGAAACAGGGGCAGGGAAGCACGTTCCCAGAGCCATCTTTGTCGACCTGGAACCTACTGTTATCG ATGAGGTACGTACAGGAACTTACCGTCAGTTGTTCCACCCTGAGCAGCTTATTACAGGAAAGGAGGATGCTGCTAACAACTACGCCCGTGGACACTACACCATTGGCAAAGAAATCATTGATCTGGTTCTGGACAGGACTCGTAAACTG GCTGATCAGTGCACCGGCCTGCAGGGATTCCTCATCTTCCACTCCTTTGGTGGTGGCACCGGCTCTGGTTTCACCTCCCTGCTGATGGAGAGACTCTCTGTTGATTACGGTAAAAAGTCTAAGCTTGAGTTTGCTATCTACCCAGCCCCCCAGGTCTCCACAGCTGTAGTGGAGCCTTACAACTCCATCCTGACCACCCACACCACCTTGGAGCACTCCGACTGTGCCTTCATGGTAGACAATGAGGCCATCTACGACATCTGCCGCAGGAACCTTGATATTGAGCGCCCATCATACACCAACCTGAACCGTCTCATCAGCCAAATTGTGTCTTCAATCACAGCCTCCCTTCGCTTTGATGGAGCCCTGAATGTTGACCTGACGGAGTTCCAGACCAACTTAGTGCCCTACCCTCGTATCCACTTTCCTCTGGCCACCTACGCTCCAGTCATCTCTGCTGAGAAAGCCTACCATGAGCAGCTGTCTGTTGCTGACATTACCAACACCTGCTTTGAGCCAGCAAATCAGATGGTGAAGTGTGACCCTCGTCATGGTAAATACAtggcctgctgtctgctgtatCGTGGCGATGTGGTTCCCAAAGATGTCAACTCTGCCATTGCTGCCATCAAAACCAAAAGCAGCATCCAGTTTGTTGACTGGTGCCCCACGGGCTTCAAGGTGGGCATCAACTACCAGCCTCCAACAGTGGTTCCTGGAGGAGACCTGGCCAAGGTGCAGAGGGCTGTGTGCATGCTGAGCAACACCACGGCCATCGCTGAGGCCTGGGCCCGTCTCGACCACAAGTTTGACCTCATGTATGCCAAGAGAGCCTTTGTCCACTGGTATGTTGGGGAGGGcatggaggagggagagtttGCAGAAGCTAGAGAAGATATGGCTGCCCTGGAGAAGGATTATGAAGAGGTTGGTACTGACAACATGGGGGAAGAGGATGAAGGAGAGGAGTACTGA
- the LOC115588606 gene encoding tubulin alpha chain-like produces the protein MRECISVHVGQAGVQMGNTCWELYCLEHGIQPDGQMPNKKQSGSCHDDSFTTFFSETGARKYVPRAIFVDLEPTVIDEVRTGTYRQLFHPEQLISGKEDAANNYARGHYTIGKEIIDSVLDRIRKLADQCTGLQGFLVFHSFGGGTGSGFTSLLMERLSVDFGKKSKLEFAIYPAPQVSTAVVEPYNSILTTHTTLEHSDCAFMVDNEAIYDICRRNLDIERPSYTNLNRLISQIVSSITASLRFDGALNVDLTEFQTNLVPYPRIHFPLATYAPVISAEKAYHEQLSVAEITNSCFEPANQMVKCDPRHGKYMACCLLYRGDVVPKDVNVAIAAIKTKRSIQFVDWCPTGFKVGINYQPPTVVPGGDLAKVQRAVCMLSNTTAIAEAWARLDHKFDLMYAKRAFVHWYVGEGMEEGEFSEAREDMAALEKDYEEVGIDSFEEDEEGEEY, from the exons ATG CGTGAATGTATCTCCGTACACGTAGGCCAGGCTGGTGTCCAGATGGGGAACACCTGCTGGGAGCTCTACTGTCTGGAACACGGCATCCAGCCGGATGGTCAGATGCCCAACAAAAAGCAGTCTGGGTCATGCCACGATGATTCCTTTACCACCTTCTTCAGTGAGACTGGGGCTAGGAAGTACGTCCCCAGAGCCATCTTTGTTGACCTGGAACCGACCGTCATTG ATGAGGTGCGCACGGGAACATACCGTCAGCTCTTTCATCCCGAACAGCTGATCTCGGGAAAGGAAGATGCTGCCAATAACTACGCCCGGGGACACTACACCATCGGCAAAGAGATCATTGACTCTGTCTTAGACAGAATCCGCAAGCTG GCTGATCAGTGCACAGGTCTCCAAGGCTTCCTGGTGTTCCACTCCTTTGGTGGAGGCACTGGCTCTGGTTTCACCTCCCTGCTGATGGAGAGACTCTCTGTTGACTTTGGCAAAAAGTCTAAGCTTGAGTTTGCCATCTACCCAGCCCCCCAGGTGTCCACAGCTGTAGTGGAGCCTTACAACTCCATCCTGACCACCCACACCACCTTGGAGCACTCCGACTGTGCCTTCATGGTAGACAATGAGGCCATCTACGACATCTGCCGCAGGAACCTCGATATTGAACGCCCATCATACACCAACCTGAACCGCCTCATCAGCCAGATAGTGTCTTCAATCACAGCCTCACTTCGCTTTGATGGAGCTCTGAATGTTGACCTGACGGAGTTCCAGACCAACTTAGTGCCCTACCCTCGTATCCACTTCCCTCTGGCCACCTACGCTCCAGTCATCTCTGCTGAGAAAGCCTACCATGAGCAGCTGTCTGTTGCTGAGATCACAAACTCCTGCTTTGAGCCGGCCAATCAGATGGTGAAGTGTGACCCTCGTCATGGTAAATACAtggcctgctgtctgctgtatCGTGGCGATGTTGTGCCCAAAGATGTCAATGTCGCCATTGCTGCTATCAAGACCAAACGCAGCATCCAGTTTGTTGACTGGTGCCCTACGGGCTTCAAGGTGGGCATCAACTACCAGCCTCCAACAGTGGTTCCTGGAGGAGACCTGGCCAAGGTGCAGAGGGCTGTGTGCATGTTGAGCAACACCACGGCCATCGCCGAGGCCTGGGCCCGTCTCGACCACAAGTTTGACCTCATGTATGCCAAGAGAGCCTTTGTCCACTGGTACGTTGGGGAGGgtatggaggagggagagttcTCTGAGGCCAGAGAAGATATGGCTGCCCTGGAGAAGGATTATGAAGAAGTTGGGATCGACTCAtttgaggaggatgaggaaggggAGGAATATTAG
- the LOC115588609 gene encoding trans-1,2-dihydrobenzene-1,2-diol dehydrogenase-like isoform X2, translating into MATRWGICSAGKISHDFSVALRTLASEDHQIVAVAARDLQHAEEFARKHSIPRAYGSYDELAKDPDVDVVYVGTIHPHHLSAGKLFMKSRKNVLIEKPLAMNSREVQELITAAQKYSVFLMEAIWTRFFPASLEVRRLLSGGEVGDVRLVRADLGAPLTHIARLAERKMGGGALLDLGIYCLQFVFMVFNGERPESIQATGHCIDTGVDGTAVLVLKFSGNRLAICTCSITVMLTNDAVITGTKGNIKVPNHMWCPTALEVNGKEMQFPLPEADMTLNFTNSTGLRYEAEEVRRCLQKAVRTS; encoded by the exons ATGGCGACACGCTGGGGAATATGCAGTGCAGGTAAAATTAGTCACGACTTCTCGGTGGCTTTACGGACCCTGGCGTCTGAAGACCACCAG ATAGTGGCGGTTGCAGCGAGGGACCTGCAGCATGCTGAAGAATTTGCCAGAAAGCACAGCATCCCTCGAGCATATGGAAGTTATGATGAGTTGGCAAAAGATCCAGACGTCG ATGTTGTCTATGTTGGCACTATCCACCCTCACCACCTGAGTGCTGGCAAGCTCTTTATGAAGTCCAGAAAGAATGTGCTGATTGAGAAGCCCCTGGCCATGAATTCAAGGGAGGTGCAGGAACTCATCACTGCAGCCCAGAAATACAGCGTGTTTCTCATGGAG GCAATTTGGACGCGCTTCTTTCCGGCATCACTCGAAGTGAGGAGGCTGCTGAGTGGGGGTGAAGTGGGCGATGTCCGGCTGGTGAGGGCCGATCTGGGAGCTCCACTCACCCACATCGCTCGCCTGGCGGAGAGGAAAATGGGAGGCGGGGCACTGCTGGACCTGGGCATCTACTGTCTGCAGTTCGTCTTCATGGTGTTTAACGGAGAGAGGCCTGAGTCCATCCAAGCCACGGGGCACTGCATAGACACAG GCGTGGATGGAACAGCAGTTTTGGTCCTCAAGTTCTCCGGCAACAGACTGGCCATTTGCACTTGTTCCATCACCGTGATGCTGACCAATGATGCGGTTATCACTGGGACCAAAGGCAACATTAAG GTACCCAACCATATGTGGTGCCCCACGGCCTTGGAGGTGAATGGGAAAGAGATGCAGTTCCCCCTGCCAGAGGCTGACATGACACTTAACTTCACCAACAGCACGGGTCTACGATATGAAGCTGAGGAGGTCCGCCGCTGTCTGCAGAAAG CTGTCAGAACCTCCTGA
- the LOC115588609 gene encoding trans-1,2-dihydrobenzene-1,2-diol dehydrogenase-like isoform X1, whose translation MATRWGICSAGKISHDFSVALRTLASEDHQIVAVAARDLQHAEEFARKHSIPRAYGSYDELAKDPDVDVVYVGTIHPHHLSAGKLFMKSRKNVLIEKPLAMNSREVQELITAAQKYSVFLMEAIWTRFFPASLEVRRLLSGGEVGDVRLVRADLGAPLTHIARLAERKMGGGALLDLGIYCLQFVFMVFNGERPESIQATGHCIDTGVDGTAVLVLKFSGNRLAICTCSITVMLTNDAVITGTKGNIKVPNHMWCPTALEVNGKEMQFPLPEADMTLNFTNSTGLRYEAEEVRRCLQKGLKESPGMLWAHSILIAEVIDEARRQLGVTYDQDSIQ comes from the exons ATGGCGACACGCTGGGGAATATGCAGTGCAGGTAAAATTAGTCACGACTTCTCGGTGGCTTTACGGACCCTGGCGTCTGAAGACCACCAG ATAGTGGCGGTTGCAGCGAGGGACCTGCAGCATGCTGAAGAATTTGCCAGAAAGCACAGCATCCCTCGAGCATATGGAAGTTATGATGAGTTGGCAAAAGATCCAGACGTCG ATGTTGTCTATGTTGGCACTATCCACCCTCACCACCTGAGTGCTGGCAAGCTCTTTATGAAGTCCAGAAAGAATGTGCTGATTGAGAAGCCCCTGGCCATGAATTCAAGGGAGGTGCAGGAACTCATCACTGCAGCCCAGAAATACAGCGTGTTTCTCATGGAG GCAATTTGGACGCGCTTCTTTCCGGCATCACTCGAAGTGAGGAGGCTGCTGAGTGGGGGTGAAGTGGGCGATGTCCGGCTGGTGAGGGCCGATCTGGGAGCTCCACTCACCCACATCGCTCGCCTGGCGGAGAGGAAAATGGGAGGCGGGGCACTGCTGGACCTGGGCATCTACTGTCTGCAGTTCGTCTTCATGGTGTTTAACGGAGAGAGGCCTGAGTCCATCCAAGCCACGGGGCACTGCATAGACACAG GCGTGGATGGAACAGCAGTTTTGGTCCTCAAGTTCTCCGGCAACAGACTGGCCATTTGCACTTGTTCCATCACCGTGATGCTGACCAATGATGCGGTTATCACTGGGACCAAAGGCAACATTAAG GTACCCAACCATATGTGGTGCCCCACGGCCTTGGAGGTGAATGGGAAAGAGATGCAGTTCCCCCTGCCAGAGGCTGACATGACACTTAACTTCACCAACAGCACGGGTCTACGATATGAAGCTGAGGAGGTCCGCCGCTGTCTGCAGAAAG GACTGAAGGAGAGTCCAGGGATGCTGTGGGCTCACTCCATCCTGATAGCAGAGGTCATAGACGAGGCCAGGAGACAACTGGGAGTGACATATGACCAAGACAGCATCCAGTGA
- the LOC115588609 gene encoding trans-1,2-dihydrobenzene-1,2-diol dehydrogenase-like isoform X3 has protein sequence MPILSDVVYVGTIHPHHLSAGKLFMKSRKNVLIEKPLAMNSREVQELITAAQKYSVFLMEAIWTRFFPASLEVRRLLSGGEVGDVRLVRADLGAPLTHIARLAERKMGGGALLDLGIYCLQFVFMVFNGERPESIQATGHCIDTGVDGTAVLVLKFSGNRLAICTCSITVMLTNDAVITGTKGNIKVPNHMWCPTALEVNGKEMQFPLPEADMTLNFTNSTGLRYEAEEVRRCLQKGLKESPGMLWAHSILIAEVIDEARRQLGVTYDQDSIQ, from the exons ATGCCAATCTTAAGTG ATGTTGTCTATGTTGGCACTATCCACCCTCACCACCTGAGTGCTGGCAAGCTCTTTATGAAGTCCAGAAAGAATGTGCTGATTGAGAAGCCCCTGGCCATGAATTCAAGGGAGGTGCAGGAACTCATCACTGCAGCCCAGAAATACAGCGTGTTTCTCATGGAG GCAATTTGGACGCGCTTCTTTCCGGCATCACTCGAAGTGAGGAGGCTGCTGAGTGGGGGTGAAGTGGGCGATGTCCGGCTGGTGAGGGCCGATCTGGGAGCTCCACTCACCCACATCGCTCGCCTGGCGGAGAGGAAAATGGGAGGCGGGGCACTGCTGGACCTGGGCATCTACTGTCTGCAGTTCGTCTTCATGGTGTTTAACGGAGAGAGGCCTGAGTCCATCCAAGCCACGGGGCACTGCATAGACACAG GCGTGGATGGAACAGCAGTTTTGGTCCTCAAGTTCTCCGGCAACAGACTGGCCATTTGCACTTGTTCCATCACCGTGATGCTGACCAATGATGCGGTTATCACTGGGACCAAAGGCAACATTAAG GTACCCAACCATATGTGGTGCCCCACGGCCTTGGAGGTGAATGGGAAAGAGATGCAGTTCCCCCTGCCAGAGGCTGACATGACACTTAACTTCACCAACAGCACGGGTCTACGATATGAAGCTGAGGAGGTCCGCCGCTGTCTGCAGAAAG GACTGAAGGAGAGTCCAGGGATGCTGTGGGCTCACTCCATCCTGATAGCAGAGGTCATAGACGAGGCCAGGAGACAACTGGGAGTGACATATGACCAAGACAGCATCCAGTGA
- the pofut2 gene encoding GDP-fucose protein O-fucosyltransferase 2: MAHREVHIPMVFIASIYSFTSLCLFIFVAFAALGAANADNVFSASQTATVSIGAARDLRYLLYDVNPPEGFNLRRDVYIRMASLVKTLRKEGDDWVLVLPPWGRLYHWHSPNIHQIRIPWGEFFSLTSLQANVPVIEYEEFIAENGGPFIDQVLVLQNYAEGWTDGKWEEKVDRRPCIDKLMYSKDKQGYYRGWFWGFEETRARNVTCVSAQGHASIMAPVLQKNITVTSVMLDRAETLLHDHYAGKDYWDTRRSMVFAKHLRIIGDDFRAKYLNSTDDRDYTVYSEDWTRMKAKLGSAKGGPYLGVHLRRKDFIWGHREDVPSLKGAVKKIRSLMKKHKLDRVFVATDADGEELKELKKLLPEMVRFEPSIEDLELLKDGGVAIIDQWICAHARFFIGTSVSTFSFRIHEEREVLGFDPKTTYNRFCGDTEKECEQPTHWKIVY; this comes from the exons ATGGCGCACAGAGAAGTGCATATACCAATGGTGTTTATTGCTTCAATCTACTCTTTTACTtccctctgtttgtttattttcgtCGCTTTCGCAGCGCTTGGAGCAGCAAACGCCGACAATGTCTTCAGTGCGAGTCAAACGGCCACCGTGTCCATCGGCGCCGCTAGAGATCTGCG GTACCTTTTGTACGACGTGAATCCCCCGGAGGGTTTCAACCTGCGGAGAGATGTCTACATCCGCATGGCCTCCCTGGTGAAGACTTTGAGGAAGGAGGGGGATGACTGGGTGTTGGTGCTTCCCCCATGGGGTCGCCTCTACCACTGGCACAGCCCCAACATCCACCAGATCCGCATCCCGTGGGGGGAGTTCTTCAGCCTCACCAGCCTGCAGGCCAATGTGCCCGTCATTGAGTATGAGGAATTCATTGCTG AGAACGGAGGCCCATTCATAGACCAGGTTCTGGTCTTGCAAAACTACGCAGAGGGATGGACTGATGGGAAATGGGAGGAAAAAGTCGACAGGCGACCTTGCATTGACAAGTTGATGTACTCCAAAGACAAACAGGGCTATTACAG GGGCTGGTTTTGGGGCTTCGAGGAGACGAGAGCTCGAAATGTAACATGTGTATCAGCCCAGGGCCACGCGTCCATCATGGCCCCAGTTCTTCAGAAAAACATCACAGTGAC ATCAGTCATGCTTGACCGAGCAGAGACACTCCTCCATGATCACTATGCTGGGAAGGACTACTGGGAT ACCCGCCGCAGTATGGTTTTTGCCAAGCACTTGAGAATCATTGGAGACGACTTCAGAGCAAAGTACCTGAACTCCACAGATGACAGAGACTACACGGTTTACAGTGAGGACTGGACCCGCATGAAA GCCAAGCTGGGCTCAGCTAAAGGTGGTCCATACCTGGGGGTCCACCTGCGCAGGAAGGACTTTATCTGGGGCCACAGAGAGGACGTCCCCAGCCTGAAGGGGGCAGTCAAAAAGATCCGCAGCTTGATGAAGAAGCACAAATTGGACAGAGTGTTTGTCGCAACAGATGCAGATGGGGAAG AATTGAAGGAGCTCAAAAAGTTGTTGCCAGAAATGGTGCGTTTTGAGCCGTCCATCGAAGACCTGGAGCTCCTCAAAGATGGAGGGGTGGCCATCATTGACCAGTGGATATGTGCACATGCAAG ATTCTTTATCGGAACATCAGTTTCCACTTTCTCTTTCCGGATCCATGAAGAGAGGGAAGTCCTGGGCTTTgaccccaaaactacatacaaTCGTTTCTGTGGGGACACTGAGAAAGAATGTGAACAGCCCACACACTGGAAAATAGTTTACTGA